One Vanessa cardui chromosome 4, ilVanCard2.1, whole genome shotgun sequence genomic window carries:
- the LOC124544049 gene encoding zinc finger protein ztf-16 has protein sequence MSSKGETEADSGTVSPNLSAVKNEPAPTVSKETPKRGSGTLLKCTTCNSFSTLSSRALTTHMAQCSPDNNNVAATQNADARPHRKLFECDVCNMKFSNGANMRRHKMRHTGVKPYECRVCQKRFFRKDHLAEHFTTHTKSLPYHCPICNRGFQRQIAMRAHFQNEHVGQHDLVKTCPLCSYRAPTMKSLRVHFFNRHGIDLDNPGPGNNSVSLLAAGIANAAYADGTMDPSAISALSALGSGLSVSMAAAYSDSGDSNGARSVDNATPPMHYLTPHVEISMADNNETFSPGQTNNQESRMNGEGPSSPQSGDSAVPSSSLSAGLPTNITPSITLIPIKQEPSAAEEGGAGAGEAGGEARDVSSSLSALIKVSPLKSLLREDLRRRISARGRRAARAAPADALAISSSEPASLVCAFCAITFPDSTLYFLHKGCHCDSNPWKCNICGEQCCNVYEFNSHLLSKSHQ, from the exons GCACCTACAGTCAGTAAGGAAACTCCAAAAAGGGGCAGTGGTACATTGTTAAAGTGTACTACATGCAACAGCTTTAGCACATTAAGTAGTCGTGCCCTGACGACACACATGGCACAGTGTTCACCCGATAACAACAATGTTGCAGCCACACAAAATGCAGATGCAAGACCGCACAGGAAATTATTTGAGTGTGATGTGTGTAATATGAAATTTTCAAATGGCGCGAATATGCGTCGACATAAAATGCGGCACACGGGGGTCAAACCTTACGAGTGCCGCGTTTGCCAAAAAAGATTCTTCAGAAAAGATCACTTAGCAGAACACTTCACGACTCACACAAAAAGCTTGCCGTACCATTGCCCTATCTGTAACCGAGGATTCCAGCGACAAATTGCCATGCGCGCACACTTTCAAAATGAACATGTTGGACAGCATGATCTTGTTAAGACTTGCCCACTTTGTAGTTACCGTGCGCCGACTATGAAGAGCCTCAGGGTCCACTTTTTCAATAG ACACGGAATCGACTTGGATAACCCGGGGCCCGGCAATAACTCTGTATCCCTCCTCGCTGCTGGCATTGCAAATGCTGCTTATGCAGATGGCACGATGGATCCAAGTGCAATATCTGCATTGAGTGCATTAGGTTCAGGTCTATCTGTATCAATGGCTGCCGCATATTCAGACAGCGGTGACAGTAATGGAGCTCGCTCAGTGGACAATGCTACACCTCCCATGCACTACTTAACACCACACGTTGAAATATCTATGGCTGATAATAACGAGACCTTTTCCCCGGGGCAGACAAATAATCAAG AATCACGAATGAATGGCGAGGGTCCCAGCTCACCGCAATCAGGCGACAGTGCCGTACCCAGTAGTTCACTTTCTGCTGGTCTTCCCACCAATATCACACCTTCTATAACGCTCATACCCATTAAACAG GAGCCCAGCGCGGCGGAGGAGGGCGGGGCGGGCGCGGGCGAGGCGGGCGGCGAGGCGCGCGACGTGTCGTCCAGCCTGTCGGCGCTCATCAAGGTGTCGCCGCTGAAGAGCCTGCTGCGCGAGGACCTGCGGCGTCGCATCTCGGCGCGcggccgccgcgccgcccgcgccgcgcccgccgacGCGCTCGCCATCTCGTCCAGCGAGCCCGCCTCGCTCGTGTGCGCCTTCTGCGCCATCACCTTCCCCGACTCCACGCTCTACTTCCTGCACAAGGGCTGCCACTGCGACTCCAACCCCTGGAAGTGCAACATCTGCGGCGAGCAGTGCTGCAACGTCTACGAGTTCAACTCGCACCTGCTCAGCAAGAGTCACCAATGA